The following nucleotide sequence is from Nothobranchius furzeri strain GRZ-AD chromosome 11, NfurGRZ-RIMD1, whole genome shotgun sequence.
TTTGCCCTGTGAGCTGGTAACCTTTGAGTAGCCGGCTAAACACGACCAAACAAGCTGctctaataacaaaaacaaatctcgTGTTTTTATTCAGTTTGGCAGCTTCTATCACTTCAGTCAGAACATTTAGAGTTCGTCTCAGGAGTCTAAACAGTCCAGAGATGGCTGAAGTTAACACACCTGTGGTTTATGGAGGTGTGTGTTCAAGTCTGCTGGACAGCTGGCCTCAAAATTAACTTTACAGGAACTATGTAGgtggtcccgtgtgtgtgtgtgtgtacgcgcgcgcgcgcgttcaGTGTAAATACATCTGTGCATTTTCTAAGAGGTGTCAGATATTTATGTTCTGAAATCATTAAAGCCTTTTTAATAAAACATGAGCCCCTCGTGAGGAGTGTAAACGAATCCAACTGGTTTCACTAGCTGCAGTCTTCAGCGGTGGTTCAGTCATGCGCGCGCACCTACCCTGCTGCGCACTCCGGCCTTATTTGGATTCTTGCGGCTCGATGACtcaacccacccccccaccccccacccaataACAGTCTgtccactccacacacctgcttgctAATTCAAAAGGCCTCGCGTGCATTTTCATTTTaagtatgtttttattttttgccttatTTACAGTTAAGTGCTCAAAACGTAGCGTACAAAATATTACAAAGTGTTATTTCAGGTCTAAcaatgatactatagtatgagtagAAGTTTATGAAAGTAAGGCAGCCGTCAGTAACCCGCTACACGCAGCCGTGGGAGTGAAAGCTGGTAGTGTTTTATACATTTATGTGACCAGAATCGGCTCCAAACGGAAGTCCGGAGATCGGGTGTCCCCGTGCTGTGATCCGACTGGAAACAAGTCTGTTGTGTGCAAATAACAGAACAGGAAGACTAGTAGAGCAGAGTTCGTCTGTGCGCCTGGACAACAATTCTTATGGCTTCTGATCTGTAATAAATCACATTTACAAGCCAAACGCCATCAGAGAGTCTGGGTTAGTGGGGTGGCTGTGATGTTCCTAAAAAGTCTCCAGCAGCCACCTGAAGTTGCATTTGGTCCCTTCTGTAGCCGCGGTGGTCTAGTAGGCCTGGAGCTGCTGCGTCAGGATCAGCTGACAGCCGCTGTTGACGTGGTCCATGACCTTCTGCTTGAGCAGAGCCAGCTCGTCCCGGAGGACGTTAGCGGAGGACACCAGCTCCGTGTTTTGGGTCTTCAGGTTCTTGACCCTCTCCTCTAGCCGGGAGATCCTCTCCAGCTTCCTTTTCCGGCATTTAGACGCGGCCACTCTGTTTCTCATGCGCTTCCGCTCCGCCTTGATGCGCTCCTGCGTCTCCATGTCTATCGGGGAGAGCGGCGGAGTGTCGCCGGCCATCTCGGGGACCGTCTGCGGCTCTTCCTTGAGCGCCTGCAGCCGCGGGTGCTGCGCTGTCCCCAGCTGGGGGTCCGTGAGGTTGTGGGGCGGCTGCGGGGCAGCTGGATAACCTGTAGGCGGGTTCCTCTCCCCGACAGGTGCGGAAACGGAGCCCACCGTTCGGCTGAAAGCGGCGAGGTTGGTGTATTCCGGTGGTTCCGTGCGCACCGTGCAGCTGTAGGGAATCCCGCCGCTCTCGCACGCAGCCGCGCCTGACGCACCGGTCTGTGCGTCGGGGTGGGCGGCGGGGATCTGCTGGTAGTGGAGCTCAGCCAAAGCCCTCACAAACCCTTCGGCAAAGCCCTCCTGCTCATCCGTGATATTCTTGGGACAGACGaactgggtgggggtgggggtcgtGAGCCCGTTACAGGACTGGATGATCAGCCTCTCCAGCTCCGGCGAGGCCAGCTTCAGCAGCCCCACGTCAGGGGACGTCAGGATGTCCAGGGCCTTCGCGCCCAGCTGGGGCCTGAAGTTTTTCGGATCGTTCAGGTTCAGAGTCATGCTCTGCTTGAGGGTTTTCGGGTTGAAGCCGAACACTCCCGTTCCGTCATGCTGAGGGTTGGAGGCGTTTTCATCATAAAAAGTTGCTTCCATTTTCCCAGACATAAGTTGGAATCGCTGTGAAGGTTTTTGTTCCGTAAATAGTCCCAATTTTTACTGTTTACATTCGTTCAGACACAACCTGTCCACTCTCCGGAGACAGAGGCCGTCTATTGTTGAAGTTCAACTCACTTGACAACTTTGCGTCCCGAGAAAACTTTCGCCCCCTGCTCAGAACCGGACGGTCATGGACAAACAGGCTTCCGTCGCCTCCGAGCCGCTGCTTCTTCTCCGCTTCTCACTTTCACCGTCTTATTGGAAAAAGTCAAATCGGAGCCTGAAAACGACAAATACTTTCAATCACTTCCAACGTGGAGACGAACTTTATCCACCTCTAAGCTGCAGCTCCACTGAAAATAACAATGATGTCATTTCTACGGACTGTCATTGGCTGGAGACCATCGTGAAGGCGGGGATTGTCCGATGACATATCCGTTGCTCCGACAACCGGCTGATTCCCCGCCCCTCCCGCAATGGATTATGGGATTAGGTAATGCAGGCAGTGGAGCAATGTACTCTGGGATTACGTAGTGTTTTTGAATATTTAGTTACCCGCTCAATTTCTTTTGTATTAATCCCAGACAGTGGAGTTTTTATTGCCCGCAAACAGGAGATGCATCATATTCTCAGGGATCTGAACACGAAGAACCAAAACAGATCAGCTGGTAGTGGTCTGGAAAAGTGGAATGAGAGTACACAGGCCTGACCTACATCACACGCTCTTATGATGTACTTGATGTATTATTTAAAAATCAACAACTGTTCCAAATTGTGTCGGCTAATGTTAAATTCATGTTGGCCTTAAAGCTCACCGAAGCAGACGCACGAAATCTACAGATTTTCATTATTCACCAAAAACGTaaataccgtgtgtgtgtgtgtgtgtgtgtgtgtgtgtgtgtgtgtgtgtgtgtgtgtgtgtgtgtgtgtttgtctgtgtgtgtgtttgtctgtgtgtgtgtttgtctgtgtgtgtgtgtgtacgcgtttgtgtgtgtgtgtgtgtgtgcatgcatttgtgtgtCTGTTTGTGCGCGTTTGTGTGGGTGTTTGTGTATAtatgggagtgtgtgtgtttgtgtgtgtatgtgtatgtatgtgtgtgtgtgtgtgtctgtgtgcatttgtttgtgtgtgtgtttgtctgtatgtgtgtgtgtttgtgtgtgtgtacgcatttgtgtgtgtgtgtcttagtgtatgtgtgtgcgtgcgtttatgtttgtgtgtttgtgtatatatgggagtgtgtgtgtgcccgtgtgtgtgtttgtgtgtgtgcatgtgtttgtgtgcatgcgttTGTATGTGTGctcatgtttgtgtgtttgtgtatgtgtgggagtgtgtgtgtgtgcatgcatttgtgtgtgtgtctgtgtgtgtgcgggttTGTGTGTatatgggagtgtgtgtgtgtgtgtatgtttgtgtatgtgtgtttgtgtgtgtacgcatgtttgtgtgtgtgtgtttgtgtgtgtgtctgtgtgcgcatttatgcgtgtgtgtttgtgtatatatgagagtgtgtgtgtgtgtgtgtgcaggccaGCTAACAGTCTAGCCTGAAACAAGACAACATTAGACACCCCCCATTACACACACGCTCACAAAGActgaagatgagcccggaggagcaagGGAAATGGAGACATTTTGGTGAGTGTGTGTTCCACCGATCAGAATTCACTAAAACTCTCCAAACGTCCTAACTGAGTTTACACAACGCTGAGCCTTGTTCAAGATGCTAAACGTAAAGAATGTCAACAAACCAATGGTCACCACTCTCTCAGTTTACAGATATTAATCTAGCATTCACTCTGTAGGCTAGCTGAGTGTGTTCCACAACACACACCACAGCTCTAAGTAATCAGGAGATATTTGCTTAAAGCTTGACGAGTGGTGTTGACCCTCGGGGTTTGCGTGAGTACACCAGGATAAAGGAAACTCCAAACTCCATCCAAAACTCGATTAGTCTTTAGAGTCTTTCTAATTCAAGATGGACACATTAGTAAACGGCCATGACTTAGTAACGCTTACAGATGTGGAGACATTTGATGAGATGATAGCTGAGTCATTTATAATACTCAGATTCTGCAAATCATTATAATCAAGATTAGACTAAAACATGACTAcactaaagaccaagttcactctttttttttcatcacatctgcagtggtctctagtataaactaATGCCTCGAGAGCCGATCTCTGGAAAAAAGCTCTCACAGTGTAAGTCGTGAGTCTCACTCAGTGTAATTAATGACTCAGCAACCATCTTAGCAAATGTGTCCACATCTGTACAGTTGCTGAGTTTTAGCCCCTTTTTGGTGTTTGTTCCTGTCAATTAGCTGAAGCATCCATCTTGAATTAGAAAAAGGTTAATAATCTGTTGCAGATTAAGTGATCATGTTTCCTTTAAAGAtgcggttcacttgtttaatcaatttgggatttggagtcttatttcctgatatttggacatctcatctctTATTATCAGACAGCAAAACAATAagactgactttgtttgctctgcaacgtcgatgttttatctccacaaataactcaagcctggaggagttctgctgtgtggtggagttgctaatgctaacagttagcttctactagccgagacattctctgctgtttcttggacccTAAACCAACGACAGCCTTCTCCGTCAAGAGTCATGattgggtgagtccgtgaatgtaagtgacagtgtgacatagatcagtcatgcttttcaaatcctagattttcaccatctattttccaccagaagctaatgcaggagatcggtgtatgagactattgtcatgttcagcttgcatgaaaaactcaaagtgacccatAATCAgaaatcattttaaaaaaagGGTTTTCAGTTCACCACACCTTTAAATCCATCCGTGGCATGAAAGGCCGGCGACACGTGGGATGCTTTTAAGCCTAATTATTAAATGatgtttaattataataactTTACTCCTCATGCAGCTACATAATAGACCCATTTATAGTGTCCATTCTGGTGTGGTCCTGTTTCAGATGTAATATCTGCTAATGCACAGCTGCTCCTGTGCAAGTGTACATTCTGCGTTTGGCTCACAGGCTTGTGGGCAAAAACTGAACCTGCTCCAGCCCATGATGTGTGTTTGTAGCTGCAGTCCAGTCTGTCTGGTTTCTCCCTCTGTATTATTCAACATGTTCTCCACCAGGCAGCTAAATAAGTGAACAGCCCCAGTTTAACTGGGATAACCAGAGTTGCATGTGGTCAACAATTTAAATGGGGATTTTCCTCACAGCCCACTAATGCAACACCATGTTAGCAAGTGGTTCAACACCCGATGCCAAGTAGTCTATTTCCTTATTATGTTCTTCTTTTCTTTCAAGTTTTCCTGCCCCTCGAAGGTGTGCGGGTGTGGAGAACACAGCATGCTGTTTTCCTTTCAAGCTGTAACCGAGTCCAGGCTGTTTCCTGTTCCTCTGTCAGCTTTTCCCCTTCAGCTGGCCCAACAGGCTCCCCGTTAGAGAATAGTGTTATTCCCCTCCCAGTTTGGGCCAGCTGTTTCCACAGCATGGAGTTTTCCAATCGGGAGCTGGACTTGCCTGCCTCCCAGCAGGCCCTGCAGTTGTTGTTTCAGAGGTGGGACCGTCCAGGATCCGGTCCTACGCTACGCCTTCACCAGAGCTAAACACAGAGGGGTTGTGTGTTGATGTATCAACAgagttctgattaccttcagacgTGGAGttaagggacacacacacacacacacacacacaggctcagagAAAGACGGATGAGATTTCAAACGTCTGTGGTGTTTGTTGAACACCAGCTGCTTTCTGTCCTGCTCCTGAGGTTTCCCCTCTTTGCTCCATGTCTGCTGACCATTACTGGTCCAAACACACTGGTCTCCCCCAACCACTGCCTCTAGGCAGCTGCTTATCTCCTTAAAAAAATAGCACAACAGCAGAGTAGGTGGCATACTGAGAAAAGGGTCTCAGTGCCAAGAAATGTCACAACATTAACTGTCTGCCTTTgggaaatgtttaaattttcctCGTGAATTAAAGCATAAACACAAACTGCTGCCCAGGTAAACCAACAGTCTCCTTGCCCTCAGACACGTGATAAAAAGTAGTGTGCAAGTCATTTAATCGAAGATTTGATGAAATCTGCCAGCATCCTCAGGCTTTTATAACAGATGTTATCATTTTTAATCCACTTGTTTTAAAGCTCTTGGTTCAAGTGATGAGTAAAATCAACCAGCCTGAGATTACTAGCACCGTTTTAAATTAGCACCATAAAAATAAatcatcaaatcaaactttatttatacagcacttttcatgcgtaggatgcaacacaaagtgcttaacagattaaaatgacccatataacccacattccctccctttcccacacttaaaacaatcgTGACATTTTCACCCCCGTAACGGAACGAAATGActgtttttttccctcctctgcacaagactagtctgcatgagatatggcctcaaggtctcatgcattccttctgacCTGctcattttcagctcaacagaagaacgaagaatgaactcttttcttttaattaatcaaagaactctattttaataaagctaatccatcaaagtgttagtcaataaataagatgtgaccgatctgtgaaatcaaaatattaattacgttattataatcctatagaatataataagtaacatgactttaaatgttccaacaggactgatttcacgtagcgttaaaagacatgacacattactttcactgatccaatcagaatctgacagatctgacggaggcgtggttttggtggtgtttggtaaatctgtcaacttttcattcgaccataacccaaaacatctgaagtataaaactatgcccacgtcatctaacaccagttcaaagcgttccagagaagttgtcggagtggccaatccttaactttcctcttcagccaaaagaaccaatgacaagctggGAAATTCAtttttgttccaactgctgcaacggttcctttcaaaataaaagctgaaccatcaagacccaggctcagGTCTCAACAGACGAcaacaaattgtcgtgacccggaagtatctcacagactggactggtcggaaccgctgcttttcctaccatctcggttccagagaaggtcaagctagacctcgacattcctgatctaacggggacttcctgaagggtaggtagaccggcaaatggtgtctcatgtgtttatgaacctcctaaccaaagcttaatgcgacaacatcaccttcagttcccatcagaactaatcgcttctttggatttgctggttctgatcaacatcacacgtcatccattcaccgtctcatccaccttagttacaccatacatttagtgtttaaagtcagtctcgtttaatttttttgtaataaaattcttaacttttaaacttgactctctctctcctgttgtctctgagtgaatacgaagcggttatctaatccctgcaataaaaagatccaatcttctgctttaaataactcacagatctgtaaggtggatttcatatttcctatggaatcctacgccttacggctcattaaataacatgtcatttaaatcattacacccccaatccacccccccccccccccacacacacacacactcgtccacATAACAccttaaaagaccacagtaaacactaggctgagctcagattgaacaggtaatGAAAGAATAAGAATGAAGTTATTATTCTGAATGGATTATTCCACTCAATAAAGCCTCTTCCAAACAAACTTAAGGCACTTTGTATCATCGCACTACTCTTTCATAACAAGCCTGCAAGCAGAGCCCTTGTTGTTACGCACCTGTTGGGTTTTCAGATATTAAtggcctttcttcttcttctgcggcCCAAAGAGCAGCGGGCACCCCCACACATTGTACATCAAAATGAGCGGCTCAAAGGTGGGAGGTGTGCTATTACCTTTCTAAGCAATCC
It contains:
- the LOC107384375 gene encoding transcription factor Jun, producing MSGKMEATFYDENASNPQHDGTGVFGFNPKTLKQSMTLNLNDPKNFRPQLGAKALDILTSPDVGLLKLASPELERLIIQSCNGLTTPTPTQFVCPKNITDEQEGFAEGFVRALAELHYQQIPAAHPDAQTGASGAAACESGGIPYSCTVRTEPPEYTNLAAFSRTVGSVSAPVGERNPPTGYPAAPQPPHNLTDPQLGTAQHPRLQALKEEPQTVPEMAGDTPPLSPIDMETQERIKAERKRMRNRVAASKCRKRKLERISRLEERVKNLKTQNTELVSSANVLRDELALLKQKVMDHVNSGCQLILTQQLQAY